Part of the bacterium genome, ATGTAAAGCTCATACCGGAGCAGCCCGCAGCCGCCATCACCGCTCTCATTCCAGGTCAAGGTCGGTAACTGCACATTGGTGCAATGCTCATCGGCCGGTGAGCTGAGGGTGAAGGTATCCGGGGCAGTGGTATCGATACAAATTTGGCTAGCAGTAGTAGCAGCAGTATTTCCGCCATTATCATAGGCTATCACATACCAAGTGTAGGTAACTCCATCCGACAAATCAGAAGATGGTTGGGACTGGGTATTTGATGAGTCTACAAAGACAGTCTGTGTATTTAACCCATCGCCAATCTTTAAGTCATATCCACATAGACCGGAGCCACCATCGGTTGAATCCTGCCATTTAAAAGTAGGTGAAACTACATTAGTGCAGGTATTATTATCCGGTGATATAAGTCCGAAGGCATTAGGAGAAGCGCTGTCAGAATTATAAATCGAATTCTGAGATCCGGGAGAACTATTGCTACTATTACCCCAATTGCAAAACACATCAGTGCCATCAGGATTTTTTCTTTCTACTGAGAGACCTGCAGTTGAGGGTAAAGAAGGGTAGCCACCATAAGTACTTACTGGATTCCCCGAATTATCCAAAAGAGAAATTAGATCATCTACTGCTAATTGTGATCCTCCTAAGACATTACCATTTTCGATAGTCAATATTATTGTTCCTGCTGCAATACTGTAAGTATCACCTGCACCATAATCGGGGTCTAAAATAACAGCATATCCTCCAGGAGGGATAGATGTAGTATCATTTATACATCCTGTTATACTAAGACCTCGAGCGCCTCCCGTATCAATAGTATCAGAATCATCTCCATCATTAAACGTCCAGTTGACAATATCAATTGTAACTGGCCCGGTATTATATAGCTCAATAAACTCAAGTCTGGTATCATCACTGGTAAGATTCATCACCTCATTAATCACCACACCTGCCCTGACCATCTCAGGACTTAACCCTAAAAATAAAAATATAGCCACTACCAATAATGGATATAAAAAGGCCCCTTCTTTTTTCATACCCCCTCCTGGCTTATCTTTCTCCAAGATTCGATTCTCCCTTTTCGAGTTCATATCTACTTTACCACACGGTTTCAACAACTTTAAGTTCTGTAAGCTGTTTATGTTTTGTAATTAGGGAAGTATTTAGATAGAGTGCAGTAGCTACAATGAGTTTATCATGCATTTCTAAACCAGCTTCAATTGTATCGGCAACTTCAAGAATGTCAATATCTAACGGCGCTATTTCAAAGTTTTCAAGCCGTTCTATCTTTGCCAGTGTTTGTCTGAAGGTCAAGGGAATCCTTCCCTTCTGAGAAATAAACATAATCTCAGCCAGTACTACTGCTGGAATTATTATAATTCCTTGCTCTACAGTTTGTTCAAAAGCGTTCAATGCCTTTGAGCTTAGTTTTGGGTCTTCCGTAAAATACCACACTAAAGAATGGGCATCAGCAGTATAATTCATATTTATTATTTCTCCTTGTATTCCAGTATAATTCATATTTATTATTTCTCCTTGTATTCATAAGGAAAAAGAGACTTTTTTGCTTGAAGCAGTAGATCCTCATCAACCCTGGCACCCTTCCAGATTCCTTTTAATGACCCCCGTTTCTCTTTTTTCCTTAATGAAGATGATGGAGTAAACTCTCTGTTCAATAGATAGACAATCTTATAAAACCAGGGCAGGACTTCATCAGGCATTTCTTGAACTTCTTTCAAAAGCCTATTTCTGTAATTTAGCATAATCTTATCTTCCTCCTTAACAATAAATTCCACCTTTAATTCTTTATTTAAAGCATGGGCTATTTTGAGTAATGTTTTCAAAGAATAACTGCCGTTGCCAGGACACTCTAATTTATAGATTGTTTGCCGAGAAGGATGCGATAACTTACCTAACTCTTGCCGTGTTAGCCCCTCTTCTTCTCTAAGCTTAGCCACTTGAATCGCTACCGAAGCAAAGACCTCTTCCTCCTTTTTCCCAAAGAAAAAATACAGGAATAGGGTGTCTGAAATTAGAGGTAACCGTTCAGCCACTGATTAACACGGATTAGCACGGATAAATAATAGAGGACAGAAGGCGGAGTTGTAGGGACAGAGCTTATCCCTGTCTGTTCCATAGGCGGACAACCACAAGGGTTGTCCCTACAACCTAATCACGGACACGACTCCCGGACACGGTTCACGGAAATCCGTGTTTCATCTGTGTGCATCCGTGGCTGAACGGTTACAAAAAATCTTCCATTATACGTTCGGCTCTTTCTACCTCTCTAACTGGAAGTCTATCTGTCTTTTTCACAAATCCATGAGTAAGCACAATCTTTTTCCCAAAGAAAAAATCAGGAATAGGGTGTCTGAAATCAGAGACCCTCTTATAGAAACAAATAGCGGTCACATTATATCATACCCCCAAAC contains:
- a CDS encoding lamin tail domain-containing protein, with protein sequence MKKEGAFLYPLLVVAIFLFLGLSPEMVRAGVVINEVMNLTSDDTRLEFIELYNTGPVTIDIVNWTFNDGDDSDTIDTGGARGLSITGCINDTTSIPPGGYAVILDPDYGAGDTYSIAAGTIILTIENGNVLGGSQLAVDDLISLLDNSGNPVSTYGGYPSLPSTAGLSVERKNPDGTDVFCNWGNSSNSSPGSQNSIYNSDSASPNAFGLISPDNNTCTNVVSPTFKWQDSTDGGSGLCGYDLKIGDGLNTQTVFVDSSNTQSQPSSDLSDGVTYTWYVIAYDNGGNTAATTASQICIDTTAPDTFTLSSPADEHCTNVQLPTLTWNESGDGGCGLLRYELY
- a CDS encoding PIN domain-containing protein; amino-acid sequence: MNYTGIQGEIINMNYTADAHSLVWYFTEDPKLSSKALNAFEQTVEQGIIIIPAVVLAEIMFISQKGRIPLTFRQTLAKIERLENFEIAPLDIDILEVADTIEAGLEMHDKLIVATALYLNTSLITKHKQLTELKVVETVW
- a CDS encoding helix-turn-helix domain-containing protein codes for the protein MAERLPLISDTLFLYFFFGKKEEEVFASVAIQVAKLREEEGLTRQELGKLSHPSRQTIYKLECPGNGSYSLKTLLKIAHALNKELKVEFIVKEEDKIMLNYRNRLLKEVQEMPDEVLPWFYKIVYLLNREFTPSSSLRKKEKRGSLKGIWKGARVDEDLLLQAKKSLFPYEYKEK
- a CDS encoding type II toxin-antitoxin system RelE/ParE family toxin → MTAICFYKRVSDFRHPIPDFFFGKKIVLTHGFVKKTDRLPVREVERAERIMEDFL